The Paenibacillus sp. RC334 nucleotide sequence CCCATATGGGTCAGGGTTGTCATCAACCATCCCAGCTCCGCATGCTGAGGTACATGGGACTGTAAAAAGACGTTGGATTGCTCGGGGTTAATACCTGCTGCAATAAATAATGCCGCCACGGCCTCCGACTGTTCACGCAATTGAGCCGGTTCCTGCGGCACCGTAATGGCATGAAGGTCTACGACCATAAAGTAACAGCGATGATCCTCTTGCAACTTGACAAAGTTTTTCATTGCACCGATATAATTGCCCAAAGTAAGCTGCCCGCTGGGCTGAATGCCTGAAAGAACAGTTTTCATATTCATCATTCCTCCTGAAATTTATTGAAACAATTGAACGCAAAAAGGCCCCGCATCCTCAAGGGACGCGAGACCGTGGTACCACCCTTATTCATTGCCTTCAGCCTGTTACTTGTCGGAGTCATGCCCCGTGGCTGCTTGCAATCTTATAGCTCCGTTAACGGGGAGCAATCGGCCGTCATACTGAGGAAGAATGCTTCCTGTTCTGTACGGCACTCCAAGGTCCATTCAGCAGTGCAGGCTCACCGGTTCGCATCTACCACCGGCTTTCTGAAGAGCGTATGCGAAGGCTTACTTGTCCTCATCATCGCGTTATCCATGTCATTACATCGTAAACTACATTTATGATAATTCCGCATCCTGTAATTGTCAAATGACGATTGTACCCTGCGAGCAAAAATCTGTTATCATAATGACACGAAGCTTCAACCGATTATAGTGGACAAAGGAGCATGGATATGAAACAAGTGACCAAAGAACATTGGAATGGTTACGACACGTATGTTTTACATAGCCCTGAGCTGGAAGTTACGATGATCCCCCGTCTCGGGAATAATATTATCTCGGTGCGTGATCTGAAGCTGGATCGGGATATCGTACGGCGTCCTGGCGAGGAAGAACTGGCCTTTTATTTGCAAAAGCCGTATCATTTTGGCTTGCCGATTCTGATCCCTCCCGGCCGAATCCGCAAAGGACAATTCGAGTTTGACGGTGTTCCCTATCAGTTTGATCGGAATACGGCCAACGACAATCATATACACGGGCTGCATCGTAATCAATCCTGGCGTTGCAGTGATATTGAAGAAGATGAGGAAGGTTGCAGCGTGACCACTGAGCTGTTGACGGAAAGTGATCCGCACTGGATGGAGCAGTTTCCTATTCCCCTACGGCTGGAGATGACTTACCGCTTGCAGGGACCTGTATTGAGTCAAACGCTGCGTGTAACGAATCTGGGTGACAAAGCAGCCCCGTTCGGCTTGGGATACCACACCTGGTTTATGGTGGACGGAGAGCCTGAGCGCTGGCGCCTGAAGCTGCCTGTGAACGGCGTATATGAGCAAGACGCTGAACAGCTCCCAACAGGTACAATCACTCCTTTGAATGACTTGGAGCCGCTCTCTACGGGACTTTCCCTGAAAGGAACGAATCTGGATACGCTGCTGCGAGCATCGGAAGGGCCTGCTGAGGCCCTGTTGACCCGTGATGACGGTTATCAGATTCGCTACACAGCAGATGAACAATACTTTAAGTATTGGGTGTTGTATACCAAGGGTGAATGCGATCAGTATCTTTGCATCGAGCCTTATACCTGGCTGTCTGATGCACCCAATTTACACGATCCTGTGGGGGCAGGCGGGCTGATTCGTCTGGAGCCTCAGCAATCCATTAACCTGAAAACTCAGATTCATATGATATATCCGTAATTTCCCTCTATTCATTTTCCTTCCTTCGGCGCATATTTTCATAACTCTGTCGCATAATAACCTCATCACAGCCGAAGGAGGTGACTACACATGGCTAATGGAGCTAATCAAGGCAGAGGACGCCGCAGTAACAACCTGGTCGTACCTCAGGCCACCAACGCACTGCAACAATTGAAATATGAAGCAGCACAAGAACTCGGCATCACCATTCCGGCAGACGGTTATTATGGTGACATGCCATCCCGTGAGGCTGGTTCTCTGGGAGGTTATATCACTAAACGCTTGGTACAGCTGGCCGAACAGCAATTATCAGGTCGTTCAGGTCAATAAGCGTCATTATTCCACATGAAGCATTCCGTTTATCGCTTTTAACCAAAATGCGATAAGGCGGGCATATAACAAAGGCGGTCTTCCCCAGGAAGGCCGCCCTTTCTTTACTCTTTAATATGGATGATTATTCCGAATTAGCCGCTCGGTATGTAGGCTTGTTATAACGGATCATGAGATTCGCCATGTTATAATTCGATTCCAGCGTAGCATCCACCAGAATGGTTCCCTGTCTGACGGCAAAATCAAAAGCAATTTCACCATGAGTCCAACTACGCTTGTGATTTAGTGTATCCAGCGCCATACGACGGAAGTCCGCCCGATGATCTACAGACAGCCCAGGTTCCACCGCTCCAAATGTACCACCTTTACCTGCAATCGGATTATGACGGATACCAAATTTTCCAACCACGTTGTTACGTATTTGAACAAATACAGTTCCTGACGATAAACCCGCCAGTTCATCATCCAGCTCTTTAAAAACGATATCCATCTGCCTTACTAACGACAATTGACCTACTTCACTCATTACAAAAATCCCCCTATATACCTGTTTCAAAACCATTAATAGGTCTTATGACTCAATTATATGCGAAGCTTTTTAACGTTACAATCATAAACAACATAAATGGGCATTTATAACTAATTTCTAAGTATATCCATCAATTTAAATTTCGCCAACAGGTAATACCAACTCTAATTCGACATATTACGACTTTATCCCTCATCTTCTGCAAGAATTGCAAAAAAGGCCCCCCTTGCGGGAGACCTGATTGGAGTGTATATCCGTTATTCCGTCATTTGCAAAAATTGCTCAATATCCTGAACTGTGACTTGCGCGGCATTACGCCAGAAGTCAGCCTGTGTTAAATCGGTCCCCAGATGCTTGGAGGCCAATTCTTCCACCGTCATGCGACCCGTATCACGCAGCAAGGCATCATATTGATCAGCAAAGCCATCTGAATTTTTCTTCGCAAAGGCGTAAATCCCGGCACTGAACATGTATCCAAACGTATATGGGAAGTTGTAGAATGGAGTGTTCGTAATATAGAAATGCAGCTTGGATGCCCAAAAATGAGGGTGAGCCTCATCCAAAACGCCGCTGAACGCTTCACGCTGTGCTTGCTCCATTAATTCTCCCAATTGTTGCGCTCCTACGACCCCTTTTTTCCGCAGCTCGTAAAAACGGGTTTCAAACAGGAAGCGGGCATGGATATTCATGAAAAAGGCTACGCCGCGCTGAATTTTATCCTCCAGCAATGCTACCTTCTCCTGACCCTCGGCAGCCTCCAGCAAAGCATCCGATACAATCAGTTCTGCCAACGTCGAAGCCGTCTCGGCTACGTTCATCGCATAATTTTGATTCAATGGATGCAATTCATTCATCACATGCTGATGATAACCGTGTCCAAGCTCATGGGCCAGTGTCGAAACGTTGGAAGGCGATCCGGCGTAGGTCATGAAAATACGGGTCTCTTTACTAAGACGAAGGGAAGTACAGAATCCACCAGGACGTTTGCCCGGACGATCTTCTGCTTCAATCCAGCTTTTCTCAAAAGCCATTTGAGCAAAATCAGCCATTCTTGGACTGAATTTACCGAATTGCTCAACAATTGTTACGGCTGCATCGTCGTATGGGATTTTAGTAGTAGACGTTCCCAGTGGGGCCTCAACGTCATGCCACGACAGTTTCTCCAGGCCCAGCAGCTTCGCCTTCCGCTCCAGATATTTAACCAGCACAGGCTTCGTTTCATTAATGACCTGCCACATTGTATCCAGCGTCTGTGCCGACATGCGGCTGATCTCCAGCGGCTCCTTGAGCACGTCCGTCCAGCCCCGGTTTTCATACAGCTTGAGGCGGAAGCCTGCCAGATGATTAAGCGTATCCGCACAATAGTCCTCAACCTTGGTCCATGCTTCTTCCCAACGTGTGAACACTTCTTGACGCACACTACGATCCGGTTCATCCAGCTTGTTGGCAGCCTGCCCTACGGACAGATTTACGATTTCTCCATTCTCTGGAACAGGGATCGTCATATTTTTGACAATCGTGTCATAAAAATCACCCCAACCGTGGTAGCCGTCCACAGCCAAATCCAATGCCAGACTTTCCAGCTCAGGTGCCATTTTCTCACGAGCCTCGTTCCGGTATTCATTCAGGACAAAAGAGAACGGCTTAATCGCTTCCCGTTCCATCCACTTCTGCCAAATGTCTTCACTCGTTTGTGCAAGCAAGTTCTGGAATGAAACCAAAGCACTTTTCCCCTGTGCATACAGCGTATTTATGCGTGCGCCCAGTTCAACAGCCTGCTTGTCATGTTGGTTCTGAGCAGTCAGACAGGAAACAAAGGAACCTGCTTGCGATGCTCCGTTAAACAGCTCTTGCATAGCGCTCAGCACACTATCCAGACGCTCGGTATCCAATACCGTTTGCGGTACCTTGGCTGATTTAAGCTGGGACTGCAATTGTTGAACCTTGCTCTCCAGTTCCTCCAAAAATGCTTTAAATGAGGGAGAGGAAGACCCCCCACTAAATATGGATTCCAAATCCCATGTTTGCTTCAATGGTGTTTTCATAGCAGTTCCACCTTTCTTTTTGGCGAATCATGTGGTTTCATATACAATAAAGCTACATCGTGATGGTAAAATCACTACAATTGGGAGGAATACAGGATGAGAC carries:
- a CDS encoding aldose 1-epimerase — translated: MKQVTKEHWNGYDTYVLHSPELEVTMIPRLGNNIISVRDLKLDRDIVRRPGEEELAFYLQKPYHFGLPILIPPGRIRKGQFEFDGVPYQFDRNTANDNHIHGLHRNQSWRCSDIEEDEEGCSVTTELLTESDPHWMEQFPIPLRLEMTYRLQGPVLSQTLRVTNLGDKAAPFGLGYHTWFMVDGEPERWRLKLPVNGVYEQDAEQLPTGTITPLNDLEPLSTGLSLKGTNLDTLLRASEGPAEALLTRDDGYQIRYTADEQYFKYWVLYTKGECDQYLCIEPYTWLSDAPNLHDPVGAGGLIRLEPQQSINLKTQIHMIYP
- a CDS encoding alpha/beta-type small acid-soluble spore protein is translated as MANGANQGRGRRSNNLVVPQATNALQQLKYEAAQELGITIPADGYYGDMPSREAGSLGGYITKRLVQLAEQQLSGRSGQ
- a CDS encoding O-methyltransferase → MSEVGQLSLVRQMDIVFKELDDELAGLSSGTVFVQIRNNVVGKFGIRHNPIAGKGGTFGAVEPGLSVDHRADFRRMALDTLNHKRSWTHGEIAFDFAVRQGTILVDATLESNYNMANLMIRYNKPTYRAANSE
- a CDS encoding M3 family oligoendopeptidase codes for the protein MKTPLKQTWDLESIFSGGSSSPSFKAFLEELESKVQQLQSQLKSAKVPQTVLDTERLDSVLSAMQELFNGASQAGSFVSCLTAQNQHDKQAVELGARINTLYAQGKSALVSFQNLLAQTSEDIWQKWMEREAIKPFSFVLNEYRNEAREKMAPELESLALDLAVDGYHGWGDFYDTIVKNMTIPVPENGEIVNLSVGQAANKLDEPDRSVRQEVFTRWEEAWTKVEDYCADTLNHLAGFRLKLYENRGWTDVLKEPLEISRMSAQTLDTMWQVINETKPVLVKYLERKAKLLGLEKLSWHDVEAPLGTSTTKIPYDDAAVTIVEQFGKFSPRMADFAQMAFEKSWIEAEDRPGKRPGGFCTSLRLSKETRIFMTYAGSPSNVSTLAHELGHGYHQHVMNELHPLNQNYAMNVAETASTLAELIVSDALLEAAEGQEKVALLEDKIQRGVAFFMNIHARFLFETRFYELRKKGVVGAQQLGELMEQAQREAFSGVLDEAHPHFWASKLHFYITNTPFYNFPYTFGYMFSAGIYAFAKKNSDGFADQYDALLRDTGRMTVEELASKHLGTDLTQADFWRNAAQVTVQDIEQFLQMTE